In Fragaria vesca subsp. vesca linkage group LG1, FraVesHawaii_1.0, whole genome shotgun sequence, the sequence AACTGGGAAGGCTTATGCAGAAGAATGATGTCAATTTACAAGCATGGTTGAGGAAACCATCACCCACTATAACTACTAAAGCTCCATGATAACTTTGAAAACAAGCTAATTGACCAACAAAAATAACAAATTTTGATGGCTCAACCTTAACTACTTCAAATTCCTCTTTGATTTTCCTCAGATGCTGTGGGACTCAATTTTTGGCTGAAGCAGCATTATAATTGGATATTGTTGATGTTTGTTTCATAAAAAGAGTAAAACTAAAAGGGTTTCTGGTTGTTACAGGCAAGAGTGAAATAGGGAAGTCTTAAGCAAATAGAAACAAGCTTAATTTGGTGCAGTCATAACCTTTGAGAAAAAGGAATGGAATGATCGAGTACCAACCATACCATGCAAAAGGGTTTCATATTGAATTTCAGAGAGGGAATAGTTGTTGTAATTGTTGGATTTCGTTTGGATTCAGAAAGTGTTTTGCAGAATAGAATTTTTTTCTTATTCTAATGTATTAAAATCATTAACATTCAAGAACATAGCCTAGCAAGAAACAATTACATTTGAGATGTGAAACATTTAAATGATTAACAGCTTGAAATTCATTAGCAGTAGTAGAGCAATCCAGAAAAAGGTTTCACAATAAGTTAATAAATCACGTTCCACAACATCTTAAATGTTTTTAAAGTTGCAACACAGATGTAATTTCAGTTGTCTTCATATGAAGGATGAAGATGCCTTCATTATTACTACACAACATCTTTCTTAACTAATTCATTGTTTGGGGCCACAATAATATTCATAACTTAGTGATTTAGTCAGCAGAATCAATCTTCCTATCTATAAATACTCCTCTAATCCAACATTATTTCCCACACTTAATCAGAGTTACAGAGTTCAGCAAGTTCTAAGAATGGCTCTTAACCTTGTATTCTTGATCTCAATCCTCATCCTTTCAGTATTTTCTCCGGTGATCAATGCGCTGAGTTCGAACTATTATGACAAAAGCTGTCCTAATGTTGAGCTTCTCGTCTCCAATGCTGTCAAGAAGGCGACAGCTAATGATAAAACTGTCCCTGCTGCACTACTCCGGATGCATTTCCATGATTGCTTCATAAGGGTATGCATATATTTCCTGCAAGATAACTCACAGTTTAAATATACAGAATACATATTAGATTATCTCAAACTCTTGCTTTTGTTTTCAGGGATGTGACGCATCTGTGTTGTTAAATTCCAAAGGAAACAACAAAGCAGAGAAAGATGGGCCACCAAATATTTCTCTGCATGCATTTTATGTCATTGACAATGCAAAGAAACAAGTGGAGGCTTCATGTCCTGGTGTGGTCTCATGCGCTGATATCTTGGCTCTAGCAGCAAGAGATGCTGTTGTGCAAGTAAGCTAGCAAACCTAGACGCTTATAAAAGAATAGGATATTACTATTTATTATCTTAATAATAAGTAAAAGACAATTACCTCAAGAAGAATGTCTTGCCTTTCTTCTGACTGTAAAACTGCTCGTACAGTCTGGAGGCCCAAGCTGGAATGTGCCAAAAGGAAGAAAAGATGGAAGAACATCACTGGCAATCGAAACCAGACAATTGCCAGCTCCAACCTTCAACATTTCACAACTTCAACAGAGCTTCTCTCAAAGAGGCCTGTC encodes:
- the LOC101314499 gene encoding peroxidase 64-like, coding for MALNLVFLISILILSVFSPVINALSSNYYDKSCPNVELLVSNAVKKATANDKTVPAALLRMHFHDCFIRGCDASVLLNSKGNNKAEKDGPPNISLHAFYVIDNAKKQVEASCPGVVSCADILALAARDAVVQSGGPSWNVPKGRKDGRTSLAIETRQLPAPTFNISQLQQSFSQRGLSLNDLVALSGGHTLGFSHCSSFQNRIHNFNATHDVDPTLHSSFAASLKNTCPIKNRPKNAGATMDPSATTFDNTYFKLILQGKSLFSSDQALLSFPKTKNLVTKFASSQQAFLDAFVHSMVKMSSITGGQEIRKDCRVVN